A window of Flavobacterium flavigenum contains these coding sequences:
- a CDS encoding transglutaminase: MIKFPKIDFPQLKSKLQVKSPWDRIIIMLLSLLITIPVFIILHQNLIDLKWSFNLDRVLIFLVVFAAIYFLLMLLRTIILICIALYLLVLFYGTVIGNYGFTEISEDYNSMIYTMSDNPFPQDIIVAKLLPFPNKTKIINAIEYQNPKVRNFAIMATTKHFKGIKGYSDYRTIIQCFAVFKEINHRWNYVNDPKEGDYIATATESLEYFSGDCDDHSILMAAAVRSIGGTPRLIHTKGHIYPEILIGSLIDLEKVNYLIKNVLFVKESKGKIIHYHIDERGQVWMNLDYTAKYPGGPFMYEEILGALTLN; encoded by the coding sequence ATGATAAAATTTCCAAAAATTGACTTTCCGCAATTAAAATCCAAATTACAGGTAAAATCTCCCTGGGATAGGATTATTATTATGCTATTGAGTCTTTTGATTACCATCCCGGTTTTTATCATATTGCACCAAAACCTGATTGACTTAAAATGGTCTTTTAATTTAGACCGTGTTTTGATTTTTTTAGTTGTTTTTGCAGCAATTTACTTCTTGCTGATGTTGTTACGTACCATCATCTTAATTTGCATTGCCTTATACTTACTAGTTTTATTTTATGGAACAGTTATAGGGAATTATGGCTTTACCGAAATATCAGAAGATTATAATTCGATGATTTATACCATGTCTGATAATCCTTTTCCTCAGGATATCATTGTGGCGAAATTACTTCCGTTTCCTAATAAAACAAAAATTATAAATGCCATAGAATATCAGAATCCTAAAGTTCGGAATTTTGCGATTATGGCAACTACAAAGCATTTTAAAGGCATAAAGGGTTATTCAGATTACAGAACCATCATTCAGTGTTTTGCTGTTTTTAAGGAAATCAATCATCGGTGGAATTATGTTAATGATCCAAAAGAAGGCGATTACATTGCTACAGCTACTGAATCTTTAGAATATTTTTCGGGAGACTGCGATGATCATTCCATTTTAATGGCTGCAGCAGTTCGTTCGATTGGCGGAACACCGAGATTAATTCATACCAAAGGCCATATTTATCCCGAAATTCTGATTGGTTCTTTAATTGATCTGGAAAAAGTCAATTATCTGATTAAGAATGTCCTTTTTGTGAAAGAGAGTAAAGGAAAAATAATTCATTACCATATCGACGAACGCGGCCAGGTATGGATGAATCTTGATTACACTGCCAAATATCCTGGCGGCCCATTTATGTATGAAGAAATTTTAGGGGCT
- a CDS encoding substrate-binding domain-containing protein, which yields MKTVKIVGVPEHFNLPWRLCIENSEFQTENIDLQWKNIPEGTGKMCQMLRDGDTDIAVILTEGIIKDIAAGNPSKIVQIYVQSPLIWGIHVAANSDFHIIKDLKNKKVAISRLGSGSQLMAYVNANEQGWGTDNLEFEIVNTIDGAVEALTNETADYFMWERFMTKPLVDKGIFRRLGDCPTPWPSFVIAARDEFLKKNPKVMEKILEIINNATRDFTQIPDIDKTLADIFDQRLEDIQEWLKLTQWSQKNLTEKAFVKIQNQLFDLGIIDKKSTFVETVKAM from the coding sequence ATGAAAACAGTAAAAATTGTTGGTGTTCCTGAACACTTCAATTTGCCATGGCGGCTATGTATTGAAAATAGCGAATTTCAAACAGAAAATATAGATTTGCAATGGAAAAATATTCCTGAAGGAACTGGTAAAATGTGTCAGATGCTGCGTGATGGCGATACTGATATTGCTGTTATTTTGACAGAGGGCATTATAAAAGATATCGCTGCCGGAAATCCCAGTAAAATTGTTCAGATTTATGTGCAGTCACCTTTAATTTGGGGGATTCATGTTGCAGCTAACTCCGATTTTCATATTATAAAAGATCTTAAAAATAAAAAAGTGGCTATTTCACGTTTGGGTTCAGGATCTCAATTAATGGCGTATGTTAATGCAAATGAACAGGGCTGGGGAACTGATAATTTAGAATTTGAAATCGTCAACACCATAGACGGTGCTGTAGAAGCTCTTACTAATGAAACTGCAGATTATTTCATGTGGGAGCGTTTCATGACCAAACCTCTTGTTGATAAAGGTATTTTCAGACGCTTAGGTGATTGCCCTACTCCATGGCCTTCTTTTGTAATTGCTGCCCGTGATGAATTTTTGAAAAAAAATCCAAAAGTAATGGAGAAAATACTGGAAATCATTAATAATGCTACACGGGATTTTACCCAGATTCCGGATATTGACAAAACACTGGCCGATATTTTTGACCAAAGACTGGAAGATATTCAGGAATGGCTTAAACTGACACAATGGTCTCAGAAAAATTTAACCGAGAAAGCATTTGTAAAGATTCAAAATCAGTTATTTGATCTGGGAATTATTGATAAAAAAAGTACTTTTGTTGAAACCGTAAAAGCGATGTAA
- a CDS encoding DUF4265 domain-containing protein: MEVETHKKIVFRYYSDLLEDTVVETMWAEIIDLEKGIFKLDNIPFFGPLIATDDIFFAEFDENEDALVYRKTIESFGNSILQVVILEKGFDKEIIREELKSVHCVSEGLNETLFAVEVPKNVDYAIVKNLLSQYELQEIIEFAEPCLSEKHRTDLLKN; this comes from the coding sequence ATGGAAGTAGAAACGCACAAAAAAATAGTATTCAGATATTACAGTGATTTGCTTGAAGATACAGTGGTTGAAACCATGTGGGCTGAAATTATTGATTTGGAAAAAGGAATTTTCAAACTAGATAACATTCCCTTTTTTGGACCTTTAATTGCAACAGATGATATTTTCTTCGCTGAATTCGATGAAAATGAAGATGCTCTTGTTTACAGAAAAACTATAGAAAGTTTTGGAAATTCAATTCTCCAGGTTGTAATTTTAGAAAAAGGATTCGATAAAGAAATAATCCGTGAAGAACTAAAATCAGTTCATTGCGTTTCAGAAGGCTTAAATGAAACCTTATTTGCTGTTGAAGTTCCAAAAAATGTAGATTACGCCATTGTAAAGAACCTTTTGAGCCAATACGAATTACAGGAAATTATAGAATTTGCAGAACCATGCCTTTCTGAAAAACACAGAACAGATTTATTGAAAAATTAG
- a CDS encoding VOC family protein, which yields MMLRVARHTNNLETIENFYVNILGFERLGGFQNHNNYDGLFIGKPDLDWYFEFTQSKTKTDHKFDEDDIIVLYPKTILKYNTLIKKVVNNNISIIPAINPYWNENGKMFLDPDGYRIVISPLKALN from the coding sequence ATGATGCTAAGAGTGGCAAGGCATACAAATAATTTAGAGACTATTGAAAATTTTTACGTCAATATTTTAGGTTTTGAAAGACTTGGCGGCTTCCAAAACCATAATAATTATGATGGCCTTTTTATTGGAAAACCTGATTTAGACTGGTATTTTGAATTCACACAATCTAAAACCAAAACTGATCATAAGTTTGATGAAGATGATATCATTGTACTTTATCCCAAAACAATTTTGAAATATAATACCTTAATAAAAAAGGTGGTAAATAACAATATTTCAATCATACCGGCTATAAATCCATATTGGAATGAAAATGGCAAAATGTTTCTGGATCCAGACGGATATCGTATTGTAATATCTCCTTTAAAAGCCTTAAATTAA